From Parus major isolate Abel chromosome 1A, Parus_major1.1, whole genome shotgun sequence, the proteins below share one genomic window:
- the LOC107204306 gene encoding histone H3-like, producing MSGRGKGGKGLGKGGAKRHRKVLRDNIQGITKPAIRRLARRGGVKRISGLIYEETRGVLKVFLENVIRDAVTYTEHAKRKTVTAMDVVYALKRQGRTLCSHLFSPASRFLCLSLAMARTKQTARKSTGGKAPRKQLATKAARKSAPATGGVKKPHRYRPGTVALREIRRYQKSTELLIRKLPFQRLVREIAQDFKTDLRFQSSAVMALQEASEAYLVGLFEDTNLCAIHAKRVTIMPKDIQLARRIRGERA from the exons ATGTCTGGTAGGGGCAAGGGCGGCAAGGGGCTCGGCAAGGGAGGCGCCAAGCGGCACCGCAAGGTGCTCCGCGACAACATCCAGGGCATCACCAAGCCGGCCATCCGCCGCCTGGCTCGGCGCGGCGGCGTCAAGCGCATCTCGGGGCTCATCTACGAGGAGACGCGCGGCGTGCTCAAGGTGTTCCTGGAGAACGTGATCCGCGACGCCGTCACCTACACGGAGCACGCCAAGAGGAAGACGGTCACCGCCATGGACGTGGTCTACGCCCTCAAGCGCCAGGGCCGCACTCT CTGTTCTCATTTGTTCTCCCCGGCTTCGCGGTTTCTGTGCCTTTCCTTGGCCATGGCGCGCACGAAGCAGACGGCGCGTAAGTCGACGGGCGGGAAGGCGCCCCGCAAGCAGCTGGCCACCAAGGCTGCCCGCAAGAGCGCGCCGGCCACGGGCGGCGTCAAGAAGCCGCACCGCTACCGGCCCGGCACGGTGGCGCTGCGCGAGATCCGGCGCTACCAGAAGTccacggagctgctgatccGCAAGCTGCCCTTCCAGCGCCTGGTGCGCGAGATCGCGCAGGACTTCAAGACGGACCTGCGCTTCCAGAGCTCGGCCGTCATGGCGCTGCAGGAGGCCAGCGAGGCTTACCTGGTGGGGCTCTTCGAGGACACCAACCTGTGCGCCATCCACGCCAAGCGCGTCACCATCATGCCCAAGGACATCCAGCTGGCCCGCCGCATCCGCGGAGAGCGCGCATAA
- the LOC107204303 gene encoding histone H2A.J — protein sequence MSGRGKQGGKVRAKAKSRSSRAGLQFPVGRVHRLLRKGNYAERVGAGAPVYMAAVLEYLTAEILELAGNAARDNKKTRIIPRHLQLAIRNDEELNKLLGKVTIAQGGVLPNIQAVLLPKKTESHKAKSK from the coding sequence ATGTCCGGCCGCGGGAAACAGGGAGGCAAAGTTCGAGCTAAGGCCAAGTCGCGCTCGTCGCGGGCCGGGCTGCAGTTCCCCGTGGGCCGCGTTCATCGGCTTCTCCGAAAAGGTAACTACGCGGAGCGGGTGGGTGCTGGAGCTCCTGTCTACATGGCGGCCGTGCTGGAGTACCTGACGGCCGAGATCCTGGAGCTGGCGGGCAACGCGGCCCGCGACAACAAGAAGACGCGCATCATCCCCCGCCACCTGCAGCTCGCCATCCGCAACGACGAGGAGCTCAACAAGCTGCTGGGCAAGGTGACCATCGCGCAGGGCGGCGTGCTGCCCAACATCCAGGCCGTGCTGCTGCCCAAGAAGACTGAGAGCCATAAAGCTAAAAGCAAATAA
- the LOC107204302 gene encoding histone H3, whose amino-acid sequence MARTKQTARKSTGGKAPRKQLATKAARKSAPATGGVKKPHRYRPGTVALREIRRYQKSTELLIRKLPFQRLVREIAQDFKTDLRFQSSAVMALQEASEAYLVGLFEDTNLCAIHAKRVTIMPKDIQLARRIRGERA is encoded by the coding sequence ATGGCGCGCACGAAGCAGACAGCGCGTAAGTCGACGGGCGGGAAGGCGCCCCGCAAGCAGCTGGCCACCAAGGCTGCCCGCAAGAGCGCGCCGGCCACGGGCGGCGTCAAGAAGCCGCACCGCTACCGGCCCGGCACGGTGGCGCTGCGCGAGATCCGGCGCTACCAGAAGTccacggagctgctgatccGCAAGCTGCCCTTCCAGCGCCTGGTGCGCGAGATCGCGCAGGACTTTAAGACGGACCTGCGCTTCCAGAGCTCGGCCGTCATGGCGCTGCAGGAGGCCAGCGAGGCTTACCTGGTGGGGCTCTTCGAGGACACCAACCTGTGCGCCATCCACGCCAAGCGCGTCACCATCATGCCCAAGGACATCCAGCTGGCCCGCCGCATCCGCGGAGAGCGCGCCTGA
- the LOC107204295 gene encoding histone H1.10, with product MSETAPAAAPAVAAPAAKAAAKKPKKAASGSKARKPAGPSVTELITKAVSASKERKGLSLAALKKALAAGGYDVEKSNSRIKLGLKSLVSKGVLVQTKGTGASGSFRLSKKPGDVKEKAPRKRTAAAKPKKPAAKKPASAAKKPKKAAAVKKSPKKAKKPAAAAVKKAAKSPKKATKAAKPKKAAAAAKSPAKAKAVKPKAAKPKAAKPKAAKAKKAAPKK from the coding sequence ATGTCGGAGaccgctcccgccgccgctcccgctgTCGCGGCCCCCGCCGCCAAGGCCGCCGCCAAGAAGCCGAAGAAGGCGGCGAGCGGCTCCAAAGCCCGCAAGCCCGCGGGGCCCAGCGTCACCGAGCTCATCACCAAGGCCGTGTCCGCCTCCAAGGAGCGCAAGGGGCTCTCCCTCGCCGCGCTCAAGAAGGCGCTGGCCGCCGGCGGCTACGATGTGGAGAAGAGTAACAGCCGCATCAAGCTGGGGCTCAAGAGCCTCGTCAGCAAGGGCGTCCTGGTGCAGACCAAGGGCACCGGCGCCTCCGGCTCCTTCCGCCTCAGTAAGAAGCCCGGGGACGTGAAGGAAAAAGCCCCCAGGAAGAGAACTGCTGCGGCCAAGCCCAAGAAGCCGGCGGCTAAGAAGCCCGCCAGCGCTGCCAAGAAGCCCAAGAAGGCGGCGGCGGTGAAGAAGAGCCCCAAGAAAGCCAAGAAGCCGGCGGCTGCCGCTGTCAAGAAGGCAGCGAAGAGCCCCAAGAAGGCGACAAAGGCTGCCAAGCCCAAAAAAGCGGCGGCAGCAGCGAAGAGCCCGGCTAAGGCGAAGGCGGTGAAGCCCAAAGCGGCCAAACCCAAGGCGGCCAAGCCGAAAGCAGCCAAGGCAAAGAAGGCGGCTCCCAAGAAATGA